The Streptomyces sp. ALI-76-A nucleotide sequence GGCGTGGAGGACGGCACCTACTACCTGTCGCTGACCATGCCGGCCGACTTCAGCAGGCGCATCGCGTCCAGCTCGGGCGACTCCCCCGAGACGGGCGCGCTCCAGGTCCGTACGAACGACGCCAACAACTACATCGTCGGGCAGATCTCGCGGACGGTGTTCAGCGAGGTGCGCACGGCCGCGTCCACCAAGGCGTCGCGGTCCTTCCTGGACCGGATCTTCATCTCGTTCTCCGGCATCCACGGCGAGACGGTGAAGGCCGCGAAGGGCGCCGACGACCTCAAAGGCGGCATCGGCAAGGCGGAGAAGGGATCCAAGGACCTGGCCGACGGCCTGAAGGACGCCAAGGAGGGCAGCGGCAAGCTGTCCAGGGGACTGACGAGGCTCGACAAGGGCGCCGGCGATCTGGAGAACGGTTCACGGCGAGTCGCGGAGGGCACACAGGCTCTCGCCGACAAGGTCAACGGCGTCGCGGACAAGGTGGGGCCCTTCCTGGAGGACAACGAGAAGACCATCGGCGACACGGCCCAGCTGGTCGCCGACTCGGCCGGGACGATCCGCACCAACCTCGACACACTGGTGGAGACCGCCCCGACGGCCGCCAAGGGAGCGCACACGGCCTCCGACACGCTGAACGACGTCCACAAGGCGCGCTGCGAGGATCCCGTCCTGCCGGACGCCGCCTGCGCCGACCTGAAGAAGGCCCGGCAGGCCGCCGCCGACGTGGCGAAGGTCGCCGATGACGTCGACACGCTGGTCGCGGACCAGGACGGCGACCTGACGAAGCTCGACGGCCACCTCGGCACGCTCCAGAAGCAGGCCCAGGCGCTCGCCGACCGGGCCCCGCGCCTCTCCGAGAACCTCGACGACGCCGTGTCGAGGATCAACGAGCTGAACACGGGCGCCGGGAAGGTCGCCGCCGGCGCCAAGCGGCTGCACACGGGGCTCGGCACGGCCGAGACCGGCGCGTCGGACCTGGACGAGGGCGTCGGTGACCTGAGGACGGGCGCCGAGACCCTGAACGGCGGCATGTACAAGCTGGTCGACGGCTCCGGGAAGCTGTCGAACGGTCTGCACGACGGCGCCGAGCAGATCCCCGACTACGACGCGAAGGCCCGCGACCAGCGCACCGGGGTGATGGCGGACCCGGTCCGGCTCGTCTCCGAGGACCTGCACAAGGCTCCCAACTACGGCACCGGTTTCGCCCCGTACTTCATCCCGCTGTCCCTGTGGGTGGGCGCGATGGTCGCCTACATGGTGATCACCCCGTTGAACCGGCGCGCCCTGGCGGCGGGCGCCTCCGCCTGGCGGATCGCGCTGGCGGGCTGGCTGCCGGTGGTGGCGATCGGGGTGCTCCAGACGGTGGCCCTGATGTCCGTGCTGCACTGGGCGGTCGGCCTGGAGATGGCACGGGCGGCCGGCACGGTGGGCTTCCTGTTCCTGGTGACGGCGTGCTTCGCGGCGATCGTGCAGTGGCTGAACGCCCGCTTCGGGGCGGCGGGCCGGATCCTCGTCCTGGCCCTGCTGATGTTGCAGTTGACGTCCGCGGGCGGCACCTACCCGGTGCAGACCAGCCCGGACTTCTTCAACGCGCTGCACCCCTTCCTGCCGATGAGCCACGTCGTGGACGCTCTGCGCAGGCTGATCACCGGCGGCGGTCTGGGCCCGGTGTGGCAGGCGTGTGCCGTGCTGGCGGCCTTCACCGCGGGCGCCCTCGCGCTGACGGCCGTGTCGGCCCGCCGCCGTCAGGTGTGGACGCTCGACCGGCTGCACCCGGAGCTGACCCTGTGAGCCCTTCGGTGACACCCCGGCCCACGGCTCCTGTGAGAATCAGGACCATGGAAAGCAGCAGCGCCACGCCGGGTGTCAGCACGCGCCGCGAGGCCACCCGGCAGAAGCTCTACGAGGCCGCCGTCACGCTCATCGCCGAGCAGGGGTTCTCCGCCACCACCGTGGACGAGATCGCCGAGCGGGCCGGGGTCGCCAAAGGCACCGTCTACTACAACTTCGCGAGCAAGTCGGTCCTCTTCGAGGAGTTGCTGCGGCACGGCGTGGGACTCCTCACCGCCTCCCTCCGGGAGGCGGCCGAGCGAACCGCCGGCCAGGGCGGCACGAAGGTGGACGCCCTGGACGCGATGATCCGCGCGGGGCTCGTCTTCATCGACCGCTACCCGGCCTTCACCCAGCTGTACGTGGCGGAGCTGTGGCGCACCAACCGGGCCTGGCAGTCCACCCTCATGGTCGTGCGGCAGCAGGCGGTGGCGGTCGTCGAGGACGTGCTCCGCGAGGGCATCGCCAACGGCGAGTTCAGTGACGAGATCGACGTGCCGCTGACCGCGGCCGCGCTGGTCGGCATGGTGCTGGTGGCCGCCCTGGACTGGCAGGCCTTCCAGAAGGAGCGCTCCCTGGACGACGTCCACGCGGCGCTGTCCCGGCTGCTCCAGGGCCGGGTGAGCGGTCGCCGCTGAGGACGGGCCCGCAGACGGGACCGGAGACGCGGACGGAGACCGCGGACCGGGGCCCGACACGGGACCTGGGGACGGGGACGGAGACCGCGAACAGGGACGCGGACAAGGACGCGGACAAGGACGCGGAACGCACGAAAGCGCCGGTCCGATGTGGCCGCGTCCCCCGCGGGCCACCTCGAACCGGCGCTTCCCTGTGCTCCCCCGTTCCCCGTTCCCCCGTCGCGCCCCCGTTCGGTCGTCCCCCGGTCCCCCGCTCCCCCGGTCTCCCCGTGCCTCGCTCCCGCCGGCACCGGCCGGCGGAAGGAGCGGATCGGGGCGGCTCCGTTCCGGCGCCCCGTGTCGCCGGTGCCGGAGCCGGTCCCCTTCTCCGTGCCCCCACTCTCTCGTTCACGCAGGTCGGCCCCCATCCGCGCGCGTACTCAACTCACCCCCTAGGTACGCGTACTCAGTTCTGCGCACGCGGCCCCAGGACGCCCTGCCGCCGACTGGCTACGATCGCGTCCGTGTCCGTACTCCCCTTGGTCTTCACCAGCGGCTGGGCCAGCGGCGTCAACGCGTACGCCGTCGTGCTGCTGCTCGGCGCGTTCGGCGCGACGGGGCTGAGTGACGACGTCCCCGAGAGGCTCCAGCGGCCCGAGGTGCTCGTCGTGGCGGGTGTGCTGTTCCTGTGCGAGGCGGTCGCCGACAAGATCCCGTACGTCGACTCGGCGTGGGACGCGGTGCACACCGTGGTCCGGCCGGCAGCCGGCGCGTGGGTCGGGGCGCTGCTGGCCGGGCAGAGCGGTTCGCTCTCCGATGTGGCGGCGGGCCTGGTCGGGGGTTCGACGGCGCTGGCCAGCCACACGGTGAAGGCGGGCACGCGGATGGCGGTCAACTCCTCGCCGGAACCGTTCAGCAACATCGTCGTGAGTCTGGCCGAGGATCTCGGGGTCGCCGGGATCGTCACGTTCGCGATGTTCCACCCGGAGGCGGCGGCGATCGTCGCGGGTGTGCTGCTGGTCGCCGGACTCGTCGTGATCTTCTTCCTGGCTTCCCGGATCCGCCGGTTCCTGCGGCGCAGGGCCCAGCGACGGGAGGAGCGGCGGCTCGCGGCACGGGCCGGGCCGCCGCCCGGCTGAACCGGGCGGCGGGGACATCGGTCGGGGGCCGGACGGACCGGCGGTCACCGCTGGTCACGGCCCCGCGGCCGGATTGTCGGTGGCGGCCGATAAAGTCGCGGGCATGGCACGGATTGCGGTGATCGGCGCCGGGACGGGCGCGATGGCGGCCGCCGCCCGGCTGGCCGTCGCGGGCCACCGGGTGGCTGTGTACGAGCGGAGCGAGACGTACGGCGGAGCGGTGCGCCGCTTCGAGCGGGACGGCTTCCGCTTCGACACGGGCCCGGGGCTCCTCACCCTGCCCGCGGTCTACCGTGACCTGTTCGTCAAGACCGGCAAGGAGCCGCTCGAGGCGTGTGTCGAGCTGGTCCAGGTCGACCCGTCGGCGCGGCACGTCTTCGCGGACGGCACCGAGGTGTCGCTGCCGAACGCCTCGCGCGCGGGCGTCGTCGCGGCCCTGGAGGAGGCACTCGGGCCGGGCGCCGGGCAGCGCTGGGGCGACTTCCTGGTCCGGGCCCGCGAGGCCTGGGACCGCACCCGCCGGCCGCTCCTGGAGGAGCCCCTGTGGCCCAACTGGCCGGTGCTGGCCGAGCGCGAGCCCTATCCGGCGGTCCCGCACAAGCGTCTGCTGCGTACCCGCCGGGCCACCACCCTCGCCGAGGTCGGCGCCTGGGAGCTGCGCGACCCCCGCCTCACCGCCCTTCTGGAGAGCCACGCGCTGGCGTACGGCCTGGACCCGCGGGCCGCCCCGGCGAGCGCGGCCGTGCTGCCGTACATGGAGCACGCCTTCGGCACCTGGTACGTCCGCGGCGGCCTGCGGGAGCTGGCGCGGGCGGTGTACGAGCGGTGCCTGGCCAGGAAGGTGGAGTTCGTCTTCGGCGCCGAGGTCACCCGGGTGCTGGAGAAGGACGGCCGGGCGGCCGGGGTGGAGCTCGCGGACGGGACCGTGGCGGAAGCGGACTTCGTCGTCGCCGGTGTCGCCCCCGAGGTGCTCAGCCGCGTCGTCGGGGACACGGCGGTGCGGGGCGCGGGCGAGGTTGTGCCGCAGCGCGGGCTGCCGAGCCGTCTGACGGTGCTGCTGGCACTGCGCGGTGGGCGTCCGCAGGGGGCGGCGCACCGGACCGTGGTGCACGCGGAGGACCGCGAACAGGAGTTGGGCCTGCTGTTCGGAACACCGTCCGGGCTGGACAGCCGCCCCACGGTCACCGTCCTGCGTCCCGACGATCCGACGCTGGTCCCGGACGCCGGCCACGAGGCGGTCACGCTCACGTCGGTGGTCCCGGCCCGGCCCGACCGGGGACGGGCGGAGACGGAGGTCCTCGGCCGGCACGCCGAGCAGCTGATCACCCGCGCCGAGCGGGCCGTACCGGATCTGCGCGAGCGTCTCCTGTGGCACGAGGTCCGCACCCCGGCCGACCTCGCGGAGGCCACCGGCGCGGAGGGCGGCGCCGTCCCCGCACCGGCCCTGGCCGCCGGGCACGGCTCGCTGCTGCACCCGGCCAACAGCACCGCCCTGCCGGGCCTGTTCGCCGTCGGCGGCTGGTCGCATCCGGGCGGCGGTCTGCCGCACACCGGCATGTCGGGCACGCTGGTCGCCGGACTGATCGTGGAGGGACCGGAGTTCAGGGGCTCGCGGTGACAGCCACCGCTCAGGAGCGGTACCGCTCGTCTCAGAAGCGGTACTGCTCGTCTCAGAAGCGGTACTGCTCGTCTCAGAAGCGGTACTGCTCGTCTCAGAAGCGGTACTGCTCGTCTCAGAAGCGGTACTGCTCGTCGAACCCGTTGCCCTGGTTCTGGTCGTAGCCCTGCTGGCCGTACTGCTGCTGTTCGGGCGGCAGATCGCCGTACGGGTCGTCGGTGCTGCGCTGCTGCGGCACCCACACCCCGCCCGCCGGGGTCTCGCCGTACGAGCCGGCGCCGTACTGGTCCTGGCCGTAAGCCTGCTGACCGTACTGCTGCTGACCGCCGTAGGAGGCGTCGTAGGAGGCGCCGTCGTAGGTCTGGGTTCCGATGTACGGGTCGGAGTAGGCGGCGTACTGCTGCTGCCCGGCCATGCCGTAGCCGTACTGCTGCTGGTCGTAGCCGGAGTAGCCGTCGTAGGAGTACGCCGGGTCGGCGGCGGCCGTCGCGTACTGGTCCTGGGGCTGCTCCGCGGTGGCGTAGGGAGGGCCGGCGGCGTAGCCGGAATCGCGGTAGACGCCGTACGAACCGGTGTCGTCGGGCAGGGGCTGCGGCTCGAACACCGTGGCGGACGGGGAGCCGACGGGACGGGCCGGGGTGAACACGTCGTCGCGGTCGTGGTCGTCGGGGCCGAAGGCGCCGGTGTTCCGGTCGTACCCGGTGTCGTCGCCGTGGCCCGCCTCGGCCGCTTCGAGGTCGGTGACCTCCAGGGTCGGGTCCTGGCGGGCCGCCCTGCCGCGGCGCCCCTTGGTGCCGTCGGCGCCGGGGCGGCTGACCGCCCAGCCGGCCGCGAACCCGCGGCGGAAGGAGAGCGTGACGTAGGTCTGGCCGACCGCGAAGGCGATCGCACCGAGCGCGATGACGATCACGGACGGGATGAGCACGCCGAGGACGACGCCGAGGAAGCCGCCGAAGGCGAGCAACCGCCAGCGCAGGCGTGCCTTGTACTGCAACAGCACCTCGCCGAGCAGCCACAGCGCGACGACGCCGAACGCGATGTAGAGGACCGTCCAGCCCATGTACGCCCCTCTCCCAGTGGCCGTTACGCAGTGTGTCGTATACCCGTGCGGCCGGTCTAGGCCTGCGGTGAGTCGTGCAGGCCCAGGTTCTCGTAGATCTCCAGTGTCGCCGTGGAGTTGTTGAGCGTGATGAAGTGCAGTCCGGGCACTCCCTCGGCCAGCAGCCGGGCGCAGAACTCCGTGGCGAATTCGATACCGATGGAGCGTACAGCCGCCGGATCGTCCTTGACTGTGAGGATCCGCTCTTTCAGGGCGGGCGGGAAGGCCGCGTTGGTGAGGGACGGAACCCGTGCCAGCGTCTTCACACTGCCGATCGGCATGACCTCGGGAATGATCGGGGTCTCGCAGCCGGCGGCGGCGACCCGGTCCCGCAGTCGCAGGTAGTCCTCCGGCTGGAAGAACATCTGCGTGATCGCGTAGTCCGCGCCGGCGCGGCACTTGTCGACGAAGTGGCGGACGTCGGTGTCCCAGTCGGCGGAGCGCGGGTGCATCGCGGGGAAGGCCGCGACGCCGACGCAGAAGTCGCCGGACGTCTTGATGAGTTCGACGAGTTCGGCGGCGTAGGCGAGGCCGCGGGGGTGCGGCACCCACTCGCCCATCGGGTCGCCGGGCGGATCGCCGCGCAGGGCCAGCATGTTGCGGATCCCGGCGTCGGCGTACTGCCCGATGATGTTGCGCAGGTCCGCCACCGAGTGGTCGACCGCGGTGAGATGGGCGATGGGGGTGAGCGTGGTGGTCGAGGCGATGGCCTCGGTCGCCTTGACCGTGCCCGAGCGGGTGGAGCCGCCCGCGCCGTAGGTCACGGAGACGAAGTCGGGCGCCACGGCCTCGACCCGGCGCAACGCGTTCCAGAGGTTCCGCTCGCCCTTCGGGGTCTTCGGGGCGTAGAACTCGAACGAGTACGTCGTCTTGCCGGTCGAGAGCATGTCACGCACGGTGCGGGCGTGGTCCGACCTGGTGGATGCGGTGCCGAGGGCCATACCCGCAGGTTAGCCAGGGTGCGCCGGTCCCCCAACCAGATCACGGATTTTTGCCCGCTTTGTCTATTTCCTGTCCATCCTTTGGACAGACAGATAGGACAAACGGGTGACGCGGACAGACGGACCGGACGGGGATCGCTACCCCTGCCGCAGCCGCTTGGCGAACTCCGCCGCCGCCGCGCCCGGGTCGTCCGCCTCGGTGATCGCGCGGACGACGACGACCCGGCTCGCGCCCGCCGCCAGCACCTGGTCGAGGTTGCCGAGGTCGATGCCGCCGATGGCGAACCAGGGGCGGTCGGTGCCGAGCGAGGCGGCGTAGCGGACCAGGCCGAGGCCGGGGGCGGAGCGGCCCGGCTTGGTCGGGGTCGGCCAGCACGGCCCGGTGCAGAAGTAGTCCACGCCCTCCTGGACGGCGGCCGCGGCGGCCTCGGACTCGGAGTGCGTGGAGCGGCCGACGAGGATGCCGTCGCCGAGGATCGCGCGGGCCGCGGGGACCGGGAGGTCGCCCTGGCCCAGGTGTAGGACGGCGGGTCCCCGGGGGTGGGCCGCCCGGGCCGCGTGCGCCACGTCGGCCCGGTCGTTCACCGCGAGGGTCCTGCCGTACGCGCGGCACAGGTCGGCGAAGAGCTCCAGCAGACCCAGTTCCTCGTCCGCCTCCAGGCTCTTGTCGCGCAGCTGGACGATGTCGACGCCGTTGTCCAGCACCGCGTGCAGGAACTCCCGCAGATCGCCCTGGCGCTTGCGGGCGTCCGTGCAGAGGTAGAGCCGGGCGTCGGGGAGCTGGGCGCGGGCGTCGGTGTCCGGTGTGTCAGGCATGGGTGGGTCCCCCGCTGTCGATGGCGTACGGGCCGCGGGCCGGCGGCCGGCCGTAGTGAACCACGGCCGTGGCCCGCGCGGACCACGGCCCGTACGCCGGACGGTGTTCGGTTCAGCCGGCCCGCATCAGACGGCGAGCGCCTGGGCCCGGCGCTTCACCTCCGTGCCGCGGTTCTCGCTGAGCGCCTGCGCGGGGGTGCCGGGCAGGCTGTCATCGGGGGTGAAGAGCCACTCGAGCATCTCCTCGTCCGTGAAGCCGTCGTCCCGCAGGAGCGTCAGGGTTCCGGCCAGGCCCTTGACGACCTTCCGCTCGACCCCGTCGATGAAGGCGGCGGGGACGTGCAGGGCGCGGTTCTCACCACGGCGTACGGCGATGAGCTGGCCCTCCTTGACCAGCTGCCGCACACGCGTCACCTCGATGCCGAGGATCTCGGCGATGTCGGGGACGGTGAGCCAGGCGGGGACGAGAGCATCGATCTTTGCGTCAATCTCGGTCACAGGACAAGCCTGCCATCCCGCACTGACAGTCGGAAGCCAGGACCGTCCGACCTGGTGGTCCGCACTACGCCGTGGCCGTCTTCAGGGGCCTCGCCGGGTCGGTCAGCGCCACCGGGTCCATGGGCGTGCCCGCCTCGATCAGCCGCCGCCCCTGCGCCAGGTCCCGGGGCCGCCCCACCGCCAGCAGGGCGACCAGCCGGCCCGCGCGCAGCCAGCACACCGTCCAGGCCGGTCCGGACGGCTCGCCGCGCCACAGGGTGGTGTCGGCGGAGGCGTGGTGGCCGACGTACTGGACGAAGCGGCCGAACTGCTCGGACCAGAAGTACGGGACGGGGTCGTAGACCGCGGGGGTCTCGCCGGTGGCCTCGCCGATGATGCCGGCGGCCACCGTGCGCGGGCCCTGGAGGGCGTTGTCCCAGTGGTGGACCAGCAGGCGCTCGCGGTATCTGCGCGAGGGGAAGGAGGCGCAGTCGCCTACCGCGTAGACGTCCGGCGCGGAGGTGCGCAGACGGTCGTCGGCGACCACCTCGCCGTGGGTGCCGAGGGTGATGCCGGAGCCGGTGAGCCAGCCCGTGGCGGGCCGGGCGCCGATGCCCACGACCACCGCGTCCGCGGGCAGCCGCGAGCCGTCGTCGAGGAGCACGGCCGAGGGCTCGACGCGCTCCACGCGCGCGTGGGTGCGCAGGACGGCACCGGCGTCGGCGTACCAGGCGGCCATCGGGGCGGCCACCTCGGCGGGCAGCGCGCCGGCGAGCGGCCGGTCCGCGGCCTCGACGACCGTCACCGCGCAGCCGGCCTCGCGGGCCGCCGTGGCGAACTCGGCGCCGATCCAGCCCGCGCCGACGACCACGATGTCGTGCTGCCGGGCCAGCACCGGGCGCAGCCGTTCGGCGTCGTCCAGGGTGCGCAGCAGATGCACGCCGGGCACGCCCTCCGTGCCCGGCAGCCGGATCGGTTCGGCGCCGGTCGCCAGGACCAGGACGTCGTACGGCACCGGCCCCTCGGCGGTGTCCAGCTCGTGCTCCCCGGGGCGCACGCCGAGGACCTCGCGGCCGAGCCGCAGTTCGATGGAGAGGGCCTCGAAGTCCACGTCGAAGGCGGAGCCCTCGGCCGTGCCGAGCAGCACGGCCTTCGACAGCGGCGGCCGGTCGTACGGCTGGTGCGGCTCCGCGCCGATCAGCGTCACGGTGCCGGTGAAGCCCTGTTCCCGCAGGGCCACCGCGGTCTGCACCCCGGCCATGCCCGCGCCCACCACGACGACACGCCGTGGCGTGGAGTCTCCCCGTTCCCGCGTCCGCTCGCTCACCTGATCACCATAGTCACCTGACCATCAGTCAGTCAGCCGTCCGCTCGGTGACCTGCTCGACGACGCTCGTCCCACTGCCCGGCTGCGACTCCCACGCCCAGCGCTCCTCCAGCCGCACGCGACCGTCGGGCAGGTCGACGACCGTCGACACGCAGTGCCCCGAGGACGTCGTCCCGTCGTGCTTGAGCTGTACGTACCGGAAGTCCAGCCGGTCGCCCTGCCGCGTCCCCACCAGATGCCCGCGGACGACGTCGCCGCCCGCGTACTCGGCCCAGATCTCGCCGTCCTTCTCGTGATACGCGAACCGGGTGCGCGTCCCCACCTGACCGGGTGCCTGGTCGGCGACCGGGGCGAGGACGAGTCCGTCGAGCGAACGGGCCACGGGCGGAGGCTCCCTTACTGAGAGGTGCGGCATCGGGCTAGGGTGGCCAACGTAGAGCACTCGCGGGAGCCCGGACGCACCGGGCTGAGAGGGAGGCTGGCGGCCTCCGACCGTACGAACCTGATCCGGGTCATGCCGGCGAAGGGAGGAGCTGGACAGCCATGTCGCGTACGTCGGATCTGCCCGACACCTTCGACGTCCTGGTCGTCGGGGGCGGGATCATCGGCCTGGTCACGGCCTGGCGGGCCGCTCAACACGGGTTCGCCACCGCCGTCGTCGACCCCGGACCGGGCGGCGGGGCCGCCCAGGTGGCCGCCGGGATGCTGGCCGCCGTCACCGAGCTGCACTACGGCGAGCAGACCCTGCTCGGCCTGAATCTGGAGTCGGCCCGCCGCTACCCGGACTTCGTGGCCGAGCTCACCGACCTCACCGGCCAGGACCTCGGTTACCGCCGCAGCGGCACGCTCGCGGTCGCCCTGGACGCCGACGACCGGGCCCATCTGCGTGAACTGCACGCCTTGCAGCGGCAGTCGGGCCTGGACTCCGAGTGGCTGTCCGGACGGGAGTGCCGGCGCCTGGAGCCGATGCTCGCGCCGGGCGTGCGCGGGGGGCTCAGAGTCGACGGGGACCACCAGATCGACCCGCGCCGCCTGGCCGCCGCGCTGGTCACCGCGTGCGAGCGGACCGGGGTGGTGTTCCACCGCTCGTGGGCGGAGCGCCTGTCGGTCGTACGGGAGCGGGCGGCCGGTGTCGTCACGCGGGAGGGGGCCGCCCTGGGCGCCGGGCAGGTGGTGCTCGCCGCGGGCAGCCTCAGCGGGCGGCTGGCGGGCGTCCCGGAGGACGTGCTGCCGCCGGTGCGGCCCGTGAAGGGGCAGGTGCTGCGGCTGACCGTGCCCGCCCGGTACGCGCCGTTCCTGAGCCGGACCGTGCGGGCCGTGGTCCGCGGCAGCCAGGTGTACCTGGTGCCGCGCGTGAACGGCGAGCTGGTCGTCGGCGCGACCAGCGAGGAGCTGGGCTGGGACACCACGGTGACCGCGGGCGGGGTGTACGAGCTGCTGCGGGACGCCCACGAACTGGTCCCCGGGATCACCGAGCTGCCGCTCACCGAGACGCGGGCCGGGCTGCGTCCGGCCTCCCCCGACAACGCGCCGCTGCTCGGCCCGGCCGGACTGGACGGTCTGCTGCTGGCCACCGGCCACTACCGCAACGGCGTGCTGCTCACCCCGGTCACCGGCGACGCGCTCGCGCACGCCCTGGTCACGGGGGAACTCCCGGAGGAGGCCCGCCCCTTCACCCCGAGGCGCTTCGGCGCCGCCCGTACGGAGCAGCCGGTATGAACGTCCTGGTCAACGGCGAGCGGCGGGAGGTCGAGCCCGGCACCGCGCTCGACACGCTCGTCCGCTCCCTCACGGCGGCGCCCTCCGGGGTGGCCGCCGCCCTCAACGAAACCGTCGTCCCGCGCGCGCGGTGGTCCTCGACGCCCCTCTGCGAGGGGGACCGTGTCGAGGTCCTCACCGCCGTCCAAGGAGGCTGAACCATGGCCGACGATCCGCTTGTCATCGCCGGTACGTCCCTCACGTCCCGCCTGATCATGGGCACGGGCGGGGCGCCCAGCCTGGAGGTGTTGGAGCGGGCGCTGGCCGCCTCCGGCACGGAACTGACGACGGTCGCGATGCGGCGGGTCGATCCCCGCGTGCACGGTTCGGTGCTGTCGGTGCTGGAGAAGCTCGGGATCCGGGTGCTGCCGAACACCGCCGGGTGCTTCACCGCCGGGGAGGCCGTCCTCACCGCCCGTCTCGCGCGCGAGGCGCTCGGCACGGACCTGGTCAAGCTGGAGGTCATCGCCGACGAGCGGACCCTCCTGCCGGATCCGATCGAGCTGCTGGACGCCGCGGAGACGCTGGTGGACGACGGCTTCACCGTGCTGCCGTACACGAACGACGACCCCGTGCTCGCGCGGAAGCTGGAGGACGTGGGCTGCGCGGCGATCATGCCGCTGGGCTCGCCGATCGGGTCGGGGCTGGGCATTCGCAACCCGCACAACTTCCAGCTGATCGTCGAGCACGCGCGCGTGCCGGTGATCCTGGACGCGGGGGCCGGCACGGCGTCGGACGCGGCGCTGGCGATGGAGCTGGGGTGTGCCGGGGTGATGCTGGCGTCCGCCGTGACCCGGGCGCAGGACCCGGAGCGGATGGCCGCGGCCATGCGGCACGCGGTGGAGGCGGGGCGGCTGGCCCGGCTGGCGGGCCGGATCCCGCGGCGGCACTTCGCCGAGGCGTCGTCCCCCGCCGAGGGGCTGGCCGCGCTGGACCCGGAGCGCCCCGCGTTCTGAGACGAGGCGGGTCCGCCGCCGGGGCTGGTCCATCGCCGGGGCCGGTCCGCCGTAGGGGCGGGTCCGCCGTAGGGGCGGGTCCGCCTTGTGGGTTCCGTCACAGGACCGCTTCAGTCCCGCCCCGATCCTGGCCGAACCGGGGGCCGTGTCGGTGGCGGCTCGTACACTCACCTGCGTGGACACGACCCTTCAGGACCCTCTCGTCGGGCAGGTGCTCGACGGCCGCTATCGCGTCGAGGCGCGGATCGCCGTCGGCGGGATGGCCACGGTCTACCGGGCCCTGGACACCCGCCTGGACCGCGTGCTCGCGCTCAAGGTGATGCACCCGGCGCTCGCGGTGGACGGGTCGTTCGTCGAGCGCTTCATCCGGGAGGCGAAGTCCGTCGCCCGCCTCGCGCACCCGAACGTCGTGCAGGTCTTCGACCAGGGCACCGACGGGTCGTACGTCTACCTCGCCATGGAGTACGTCGCCGGCTGCACCCTGCGCGACGTGCTGCGTGACCGCGGCGCGCTCCAGCCGAGGGCCGCGCTGGACATCCTGGAGCCGGTGCTGGCCGCGCTCGGCGCCGCGCACCGCGCCGGGTTCGTCCACCGGGACATGAAGCCGGAGAACGTGCTGATAGGGGACGACGGCCGGGTCAAGGTCGCCGACTTCGGGCTCGTACGGTCCGTGGACACGGTCACCAACACCTCCGGGACCGTCCTGGGCACGGTGTCGTACCTCGCGCCCGAGCAGATCGAGAGCGGCACCGCCGATCCCCGCGTCGACGTGTACGCGTGCGGTGTCGTCCTGTACGAGATGCTGACCGGTGAGAAGCCGCACGACGGCGACTCGCCGGCGGTCGTGCTCTACAAGCACCTCCACGAGGACGTCCCGCCGCCCTCGGCGATCGTCCCGGGCATGCCGTACGAGCTGGACGAACTGGTCGCCTCCGCGACCGCCCGCAACCCCGCGATCCGGCCCTACGACGCGGTGGCCCTGCTCGCCCAGGCACGGGAGGCCCGCGCCCGGTTGAGCCTGGACCAGCTGGACGCGGTGCCGCCGCAGGCGGTCTCCACGACGCACGACAACGCCGACGACCGCACGAGCGTGATCCCGCGCTCGCTCACGGTGCCGCGGTCGCTGCCGGCTGACCGCGCCGGGGCCGACGGGGCCGGGGTCGACCGCACCAGCCGTCTGGAGTCCGGCCCGCCGCTGCCCCCGCGCAGCCGCACCCGCCCGCCACGCCGGCTGGTCACGATCGTGGCCGCCGTACTGCTGGTCCTCGGGGTCGGCG carries:
- the pknB gene encoding Stk1 family PASTA domain-containing Ser/Thr kinase, with amino-acid sequence MDTTLQDPLVGQVLDGRYRVEARIAVGGMATVYRALDTRLDRVLALKVMHPALAVDGSFVERFIREAKSVARLAHPNVVQVFDQGTDGSYVYLAMEYVAGCTLRDVLRDRGALQPRAALDILEPVLAALGAAHRAGFVHRDMKPENVLIGDDGRVKVADFGLVRSVDTVTNTSGTVLGTVSYLAPEQIESGTADPRVDVYACGVVLYEMLTGEKPHDGDSPAVVLYKHLHEDVPPPSAIVPGMPYELDELVASATARNPAIRPYDAVALLAQAREARARLSLDQLDAVPPQAVSTTHDNADDRTSVIPRSLTVPRSLPADRAGADGAGVDRTSRLESGPPLPPRSRTRPPRRLVTIVAAVLLVLGVGAGVWYINSGQFTKVPLLIEKTEAQAKDRLEAAGLEVGTVDRAYSDTVKRGAVITTDPEPGTRIRDNDSVRLVVSDGPETVKVPDVQGYRLDRARTVLKQDGLQPGMVTREFSDDVGKGFVISTDPARGTERRAGSAIALTVSKGSPIDVPDVTGESLDEAKADLEEAGLKVEVASQEVTSAEFDKGQVARQTPRDGSTAAEGDTVTLTLSKGPEMIEVPDVVGDSVDDATAALEAAGFRVDEDRGLLGLFGDTVESQSVQGGQTAPKGSTVTITIR